A stretch of DNA from Bacillus sp. Marseille-Q1617:
GTACAGCCATTCTATTGATCGTACCAGGTGTTTTACTGCTAGGTTATTCCGGTTTCACGATTGTCTCAGCCTTAAGGGAGCTGGACAAATCACATGTAACGACAGATTCAAAGAAAACCGCTTGATTGATCCCCTTATCCATTAAGGGTTCAATATATAAAAATTCTACATACCTCAAAAAACTTGGGGGAAAACAAGGAGGAAACTTACATGTCAATTAAAAAGAAATTAGGTTTAGGGGTAGCATCAGCAGCACTGGGAATTTCATTGGTAGGTGGAGGAACTTGGGCGGCGTTTAATGATACTGCGACGATTAATAACCATTTTGCCGCTGGGACATTGGATTTGGAAGTAGGTAAAAATCACCCTAGTCATAAAATGAACTTTGACCTTGGCAATATGAAGCCAGGGGACAGTGTGCAAAGAATATTTAAATTAAATAACGTAGGATCGATTGCTATTAAAGAAGTACTGTTAGACACCACTGCAAATAATTTCTTAGATGGTAATAACGGTGCATTAAATGGTGATAACACCGCTATGATGGAATATCTTTCTCAATTTAAGATCAACTTTGCATCTGTGGATGGTGAGTCTGCACGACATGAGCCTAGAAATAATGTCGTAGCTAGCGGAGCAGATTTAACGTTAGCTGACCTTGTAACTGGTCCAACTGCTTATGAAACAAAAATCAACAGTGCTTATCTTGCCACTGATGGAACAAAGCGAATTAATTTGGCTCCATTGACAGTTGCTGCTGGCTCTGAAGGTTTAAGAGGTATCCCTGTTGATCCAACAAGAGACTCTGACGCTGTATTCATTGAAATTGAATTTATCGATAA
This window harbors:
- a CDS encoding TasA family protein, which translates into the protein MSIKKKLGLGVASAALGISLVGGGTWAAFNDTATINNHFAAGTLDLEVGKNHPSHKMNFDLGNMKPGDSVQRIFKLNNVGSIAIKEVLLDTTANNFLDGNNGALNGDNTAMMEYLSQFKINFASVDGESARHEPRNNVVASGADLTLADLVTGPTAYETKINSAYLATDGTKRINLAPLTVAAGSEGLRGIPVDPTRDSDAVFIEIEFIDNPAKDLTTNEYVQNKYQGDSAQFFFNLEATQWAGVEVDTNDPNGSVNNGIQGSADDTTTPTTQPANPSVGSPTPVHNGNEVVDGNNRD